A window from Gossypium raimondii isolate GPD5lz chromosome 7, ASM2569854v1, whole genome shotgun sequence encodes these proteins:
- the LOC105788356 gene encoding uncharacterized protein LOC105788356 has protein sequence MEKSTKIMRRSIYTFLQNYHYFTLTPALLAFPYSLSLLLSQIFVPSSSLFQSIHGRLSVVFQASGFPYSSDSFTFLSSKLSQTICFSLFALPFTFSFFLLSKASIISCFRHGKSFKQPSFSWVLSLYKPLLETLICNFFLIISANATPFSVLLFGFNFLDGLGFSSPNWILLMSAFGAVLYSVLVANAILISNFALVSSGIQGSGGYLSILKACVLIKGRTSTALTLALPLNLTMAAIEALFHYRVVRAYRNGGDFTCFSMALEAIFIAFLYSIIVVLDTVVSCFFFNSCKTNQEGKFSYGTEIAEEDDCVKLKNIEGLP, from the coding sequence ATGGAGAAATCAACCAAGATTATGAGAAGATCAATCTACACCTTCCttcaaaattatcattatttcaCTTTAACTCCCGCACTTCTTGCTTTCCCTTACtcactttctcttcttctctccCAAATCTTTGTTCCATCTTCTTCCTTGTTTCAATCAATCCATGGCCGTCTCAGTGTTGTTTTCCAGGCCTCTGGGTTCCCTTATTCATCAGATTCCTTTACATTTCTCAGTTCCAAACTTTCCCAAACCATCTGTTTCTCCCTCTTTGCACTCCCTTTCACCTTCTCTTTCTTCCTCTTATCCAAAGCCTCCATAATCAGTTGTTTTCGCCATGGGAAAAGCTTCAAACAACCTTCTTTCTCTTGGGTTCTTTCACTTTACAAACCTCTCCTCGAAACTCTAATCTGCAATTTCTTCTTAATCATCTCAGCCAACGCCACACCTTTCTCTGTTTTGTTGTTTGGGTTCAATTTCCTTGATGGGTTGGGATTTTCATCCCCAAATTGGATTCTTTTGATGTCAGCTTTTGGGGCTGTTCTTTATTCGGTACTTGTGGCCAATGccattttaatttctaattttgcatTGGTTTCATCTGGAATCCAAGGATCTGGTGGATATTTGTCCATTCTAAAAGCTTGTGTTCTTATAAAAGGAAGAACTTCAACCGCTTTGACATTGGCTTTACCTCTGAATCTAACCATGGCAGCCATTGAAGCACTGTTCCATTACCGTGTTGTGAGAGCTTATAGAAATGGTGGTGATTTCACCTGCTTTTCAATGGCTTTGGAAGCGATTTTCATTGCTTTTTTATATTCCATAATCGTTGTTCTTGATACTGTTGTGAGTTGCTTCTTCTTCAATAGCTGCAAAACCAACCAGGAAGGTAAGTTTTCTTACGGGACTGAAATTGCAGAGGAAGATGATTGTGTGAAGCTGAAGAATATTGAAGGACTGCCATAG